The sequence catttttaaaaaaaggccCCCCTATAAAAAGTCTTAACTGCTTTTTTACCTCCCTTCTCAAAAATGATAGTATCTCAAGTCCTGCTGGAGGAGTTAATAGCGATAATGGTAACTATGATAAAGATAGCTATGATAAAGATAGCTATGATAAAGATAGGAATGATAAAGATAGGTATGGTTATGGTGCATACGACAATAGTAACTACGATAACGGTAACTGTGTTAATAGGGGATATGATAAGATTAGGGGGATCTACTTAAGCAGCGTTCCAGGTGTACAGCTGCCCGAACGGGGAAAAATTCCTCATAATACGAAAGAGTGCAATGATAGTTGCCTCTCAGCtgatataagaaaaaataaatcgaACATTCTGAACAACATTAACGATTTAAATTTTCCTAATTTATACATGTCAAAGGACGGAAGAATAAATTTTCcattatctcttttttttaatgaaggcaatttttttacctttgATAAAGAAATGACAGAAGATTCTATACccatttcattaatttataagatggaaaattataaaacttaTATAGAAAAGAGGAaagatttattattaaaaaagggaGATGACTTAAGTTTATATCTTCAAAAATTTGCTGATATTTATTTGATtgattttgttcttttagaTAACCCTAGGCCCGATTTGATTAGGCACCTATTTAGCGAATTAAAAACACCAATAATAAACGATAACATATTTGATAGGACGACCTTTAAGAGAGATATAATTAACGAGCATATCTTAAGAGTGGAACGAATGGCAAAAGGAAAGGACAACTGTTCTTCTCTGTATACATCCTTATCTCCTCTTACCACTTCCTTCAGCATTTTTGACGACAGATATGCCGAATGCACTAATGAAAAGAGCACAAATAAATGGGCAATAAATGgagataataaatataaggaaCATATCCTAAGTACATGTGAATCCCCCATGGATGCTTTCACTATACCGAATGAAGATTTGTCATACTTGGTAAACAGCACAGCGAACAGCACAGCAAACAGCACAGCAAAACCGAACAAAATTAATAGCTATTTTATACATGAAAAAAGCGACCAGGCGGGTGAGCAACAAAAATACGATACACACAATTACGAAACGCACAGTTATGACGAACGCAATTTCGAAAAGAAGAAAACTGGAAATAACTGTACGAACCTATGCTTAGAATTGTATCAGCTAGAATTTTTTGACCCAGTCAGTAACGATCCtgtaaaaattgaaaattctTTGCCCAGCTCATGGCTGTAATTTTTTTCGCTCCCAAAGCGCTTTCCtcaagatatatatatgcatatatctatatatacatatatatatttatccgtttattttatttatcatattgTTTTCATCCAgtgtacttttttatttttcattactttatcatcctttttttttttttttttttttttattattccacgttatttcctattttattgcattttatttttgtatacatttaaaagaaGCTATCATTCACGTTTGTTTGTTTTACTCATTCTATGAAATGATAATTCCTTTTGTTCACGCACTATGCTAtcacatttaaaaaaatatattgtttctATCAAATTTTCAAACTTActaattatatgttatttgtTCCGGTTAGTATATAATACCTGTATaaatataccttttttaaaattttaaaaaagtgcatctttattttttgtatacataACTGTTAAAATAGtgtatctttttttgttattttaactGCTAAAATtgtg comes from Plasmodium malariae genome assembly, chromosome: 7 and encodes:
- the PmUG01_07027000 gene encoding conserved Plasmodium protein, unknown function, which codes for MKKFNKEIRLIYRTLDDKFFVINKPVNWTLTRKKKSKKAQLQSEVQSEVQSEVQSEVQSEVQSEVHSEVYPKAQFQQIKPTKRDQFLGKNGYINIHVLNALKNLSKAEKNAFLFTNNPLYLYNDIKFNLNENFRSKGEPYNTLLEKYYIDSVLQYGINSDIYYFPYKLPIYMSGLVICCRDYYIYKKFIEMINENKLIRKYRCLINDPFVFVKNKQISFFPEVIHNCAGNRSLHKGEYAQNTVDDVKRNKEENVNRKKELLLDISSLEAQKEASGIFPFYNFFDDNTYSTCYYDHLIDHKIEKLKNKMNPQMMQQGKKEKYNSGQMFRRSKQFSNNHSNNNDCHYISAFLKKGPPIKSLNCFFTSLLKNDSISSPAGGVNSDNGNYDKDSYDKDSYDKDRNDKDRYGYGAYDNSNYDNGNCVNRGYDKIRGIYLSSVPGVQLPERGKIPHNTKECNDSCLSADIRKNKSNILNNINDLNFPNLYMSKDGRINFPLSLFFNEGNFFTFDKEMTEDSIPISLIYKMENYKTYIEKRKDLLLKKGDDLSLYLQKFADIYLIDFVLLDNPRPDLIRHLFSELKTPIINDNIFDRTTFKRDIINEHILRVERMAKGKDNCSSLYTSLSPLTTSFSIFDDRYAECTNEKSTNKWAINGDNKYKEHILSTCESPMDAFTIPNEDLSYLVNSTANSTANSTAKPNKINSYFIHEKSDQAGEQQKYDTHNYETHSYDERNFEKKKTGNNCTNLCLELYQLEFFDPVSNDPVKIENSLPSSWL